In a single window of the Falsibacillus albus genome:
- a CDS encoding amino acid ABC transporter permease produces the protein MTLDFQQLIPSIPFILKGIGVTLKIVLLAGVLGFLLGIILALFKISKLKVLAVIADVYTSIFRGTPLVLQLMLIFYGSPQIIGSQVEPYTAAVLSFALNSAAYISEIIRAGILAVDKGQQEAASALGISYKQMMKDIILPQALKNILPALMNEFITLTKESAIVTVIGVTDIMRRSYMVGSDLYSFFEPLLFAGLIYYLLVIILTILGKAVERRMRLSD, from the coding sequence ATGACATTGGATTTTCAACAGCTTATTCCTTCCATTCCATTTATATTGAAAGGGATAGGCGTTACCTTAAAAATAGTATTATTGGCAGGGGTCTTGGGGTTCTTGCTCGGAATTATATTAGCTTTATTCAAAATCAGCAAATTGAAAGTATTGGCAGTAATTGCGGATGTTTATACATCGATTTTCAGGGGGACGCCGCTCGTACTCCAATTGATGCTCATATTTTATGGCTCTCCTCAAATTATCGGAAGCCAAGTTGAACCCTATACGGCAGCGGTCCTGTCATTTGCATTGAACTCTGCTGCGTATATATCCGAAATCATCCGCGCCGGAATCCTTGCTGTGGACAAGGGTCAGCAGGAGGCAGCCTCTGCATTGGGGATTTCATACAAACAAATGATGAAGGACATCATCCTGCCGCAGGCACTGAAAAATATCCTGCCGGCACTCATGAATGAATTCATCACTCTAACGAAGGAATCTGCCATTGTTACGGTCATTGGCGTGACTGATATCATGAGAAGATCTTATATGGTCGGGAGTGATTTATACTCTTTCTTCGAGCCATTGCTGTTTGCAGGATTGATCTATTATCTTCTCGTCATCATTTTAACCATACTAGGTAAAGCAGTAGAGAGGAGGATGAGACTCAGTGATTAA
- a CDS encoding amino acid ABC transporter ATP-binding protein — MIKVQGLTKSFGKNEVLKDIDVTIQDGEVVAVIGPSGSGKSTFLRCLNLLESASGGEIWVHEEKITDKKVDSQMLRKDIGMVFQHFHLFPHMTVLENITYAPIKVKGLKKEEAAVLAKDLLTKVGLIEKAEEYPNRLSGGQKQRVAIARALAMNPRIMLFDEPTSALDPEMVKEVLEVMKSLAHTGMTMVIVTHEMGFAKEVADRVLFLDQGKLVEDAAPSEFFSQPKSQRAQDFLQKVL; from the coding sequence GTGATTAAAGTCCAAGGATTGACGAAATCATTTGGAAAAAACGAAGTATTAAAAGATATAGATGTCACCATCCAAGATGGCGAAGTGGTCGCGGTCATCGGCCCTTCCGGATCGGGAAAGTCCACATTCCTTCGCTGCCTGAATCTATTGGAATCCGCATCGGGCGGGGAAATATGGGTGCATGAAGAGAAGATTACCGACAAAAAAGTAGACAGCCAAATGTTGAGGAAAGATATCGGCATGGTTTTTCAGCATTTTCATCTTTTTCCCCATATGACCGTATTGGAGAATATCACTTATGCCCCGATCAAGGTAAAGGGATTGAAAAAAGAGGAAGCCGCCGTGCTGGCCAAGGATCTGTTGACGAAGGTTGGTCTCATCGAAAAAGCGGAGGAATATCCAAATCGCCTTTCAGGTGGACAAAAACAAAGGGTTGCGATTGCGAGGGCACTGGCGATGAACCCTCGTATCATGCTTTTTGATGAGCCGACTTCCGCCCTTGATCCAGAAATGGTCAAAGAAGTATTGGAGGTAATGAAGTCGTTGGCTCATACCGGAATGACGATGGTAATCGTCACGCACGAAATGGGCTTTGCCAAAGAGGTTGCGGATCGCGTGTTGTTTTTGGATCAAGGCAAATTAGTGGAGGATGCTGCTCCGTCAGAATTTTTCAGCCAGCCAAAATCACAGCGTGCGCAGGATTTCTTGCAAAAAGTACTGTAA
- a CDS encoding L,D-transpeptidase — MRILLVFLLVMGSPIWPIGRNPIQGDPFIIINKRTNELAFYHEGNLKLKTKVATGKTNELTPEGLFTVTIKAKDPYYRRGNIPGGDPRNPLGSRWIGFDARGTDGRIYGLHGTNRPSSIGKYISNGCVRLPKKAVEELYDMVPLGTKVYITNSKDSFNKIAKRFGAIP; from the coding sequence TTGCGAATTCTTTTAGTTTTTCTTTTAGTAATGGGCTCCCCAATCTGGCCGATCGGCAGGAACCCCATTCAAGGAGACCCCTTCATCATCATAAATAAAAGGACTAATGAGCTCGCTTTTTATCATGAAGGCAACTTAAAGCTAAAAACGAAAGTAGCAACGGGAAAAACGAATGAATTGACGCCTGAAGGCCTTTTCACCGTTACGATAAAAGCGAAAGATCCTTATTACAGAAGGGGAAACATTCCAGGAGGAGACCCACGGAACCCATTAGGGTCCAGGTGGATCGGATTCGATGCCCGCGGTACGGATGGGAGGATATACGGACTGCATGGAACGAACCGCCCTTCGTCAATCGGCAAGTATATTTCAAATGGATGTGTACGGCTGCCAAAAAAGGCTGTCGAAGAATTATATGACATGGTCCCGCTTGGTACAAAGGTCTATATCACCAACAGCAAGGATAGTTTTAATAAAATCGCCAAAAGATTTGGCGCCATACCATAA
- a CDS encoding aromatic acid exporter family protein yields the protein MFRIGYRTIKTAIGTVAAIMLAQWFDLHNFVSAGIITILCIQVTKKQSLQAAWSRFLACMLAMVFSSVFFEVLSYQPIVIGLLLLLFIPTTVMIKAKEGIVTSIVIILHIYSAGQVTIHSLLNEFFIIIIGIGVALIMNLYMPSAENKLMEYQEELEKKFQIMFSEIIRYLRTHQFDWDGKEITETAKLLDEAKRLSVRELQNHVLKTEDTYYHYFKMREKQFEIIERVLPIVTSLDINVEQSQIIADFMEKLSTNIHPGNTAYLYLKKLYDMKITFESMELPKTREEFEVRAALFQFVREMEQYLLIKSSFKGIRKKKTYRQEARDAN from the coding sequence ATGTTTCGTATAGGATACAGAACGATCAAAACCGCCATTGGGACGGTGGCAGCCATTATGCTCGCGCAGTGGTTCGATTTGCATAATTTCGTCTCAGCAGGAATCATCACCATTTTATGTATACAGGTAACAAAGAAGCAGTCTCTTCAAGCCGCATGGAGCAGGTTCCTGGCTTGCATGCTGGCGATGGTTTTTTCGTCTGTCTTTTTCGAAGTTTTGAGCTATCAGCCAATTGTCATCGGACTATTATTGCTGCTCTTCATCCCGACTACCGTGATGATCAAGGCAAAAGAGGGAATTGTCACGAGCATCGTCATCATCCTTCATATTTATTCTGCTGGTCAAGTCACGATCCATTCCCTGTTGAATGAATTTTTCATCATCATCATCGGCATCGGCGTCGCATTGATCATGAATCTATATATGCCAAGCGCAGAGAATAAACTGATGGAATATCAAGAAGAACTAGAGAAAAAGTTCCAAATCATGTTTTCTGAAATCATCAGGTATTTGCGTACGCATCAATTTGATTGGGATGGGAAAGAAATTACGGAAACGGCTAAGCTTTTGGACGAGGCAAAGAGGTTGTCAGTCCGGGAGCTTCAAAACCACGTCCTCAAAACGGAAGATACATATTATCATTACTTCAAAATGAGGGAAAAACAGTTTGAAATCATTGAACGGGTCCTTCCCATTGTGACGTCGCTGGATATTAATGTAGAACAGTCACAGATCATTGCAGACTTCATGGAGAAATTGAGCACAAATATACATCCCGGCAATACTGCTTATCTATACTTGAAAAAGCTGTATGATATGAAAATAACATTTGAAAGCATGGAACTGCCCAAAACAAGGGAAGAGTTTGAGGTCAGGGCCGCTTTATTTCAGTTTGTGAGGGAAATGGAACAATATTTATTGATTAAAAGCTCCTTTAAGGGAATCAGAAAGAAAAAAACGTATCGTCAAGAAGCAAGGGATGCAAACTAA
- the prli42 gene encoding stressosome-associated protein Prli42, with protein sequence MRNKTIQKVVVYLMLLAMIATTLIFGLSMFL encoded by the coding sequence GTGAGAAACAAAACGATCCAAAAAGTAGTCGTCTATTTAATGCTATTGGCCATGATTGCAACCACATTGATATTCGGACTCTCGATGTTTTTATAA
- the mce gene encoding methylmalonyl-CoA epimerase, producing MIKKVDHIGIAVRSLQETLPFYQETLGLPLLKIEEVESERVRVAFIDSGNVKLELLEPTDSGSAIAKFIEKKGEGIHHVAFGVDSIQERIDELKENGIRMIQDAPKSGAGGAQVAFMHPKSANGVLYELCEKQMTSGGEEQ from the coding sequence ATGATCAAGAAGGTTGACCATATCGGAATAGCTGTTCGCTCTCTTCAGGAAACACTGCCATTTTATCAGGAAACACTGGGGTTGCCTCTCCTTAAAATAGAGGAGGTAGAGTCCGAGCGTGTCCGTGTAGCGTTTATTGATAGTGGAAATGTAAAACTAGAATTATTGGAGCCGACAGATTCCGGAAGCGCCATTGCGAAGTTTATCGAGAAAAAAGGGGAAGGAATCCATCATGTAGCATTTGGGGTCGATTCCATCCAGGAACGTATAGATGAATTGAAGGAAAATGGGATCCGCATGATACAGGATGCACCGAAATCAGGGGCAGGAGGAGCCCAGGTCGCATTCATGCATCCTAAATCTGCGAATGGCGTCCTTTATGAACTGTGCGAGAAACAAATGACATCGGGGGGAGAGGAACAATGA
- a CDS encoding acyl-CoA carboxylase subunit beta — translation MTDIYEKINELYDMRRKVEMGGGDQKIEKQHEKGKLTARERIDLLVDPGSFVELNPFIQHRCNDFGLDSVEGPGDGVVTGYGKVNGKPIYLFSQDFTVFGGALGEMHAKKIAHVMDLAAKNGAPFIGLNDSGGARIQEGVVSLDGYGHIFYRNSIYSGVIPQISVIMGPCAGGAVYSPAITDFVFMVDETSQMFITGPKVIETVTGEKITPEDLGGSKVHNSISGNAHFRGGSEEEVLSMVRELISYLPQSNEERPQIAAFEDEDHYRPELTDIIPFDAIRPYDVRKVIEHVVDHGSFMEIQSEFAKNIVIGLARIKGEVVGLVCNQPKFMAGGLDIDSSDKASRFIRFCDSFNIPLVTFEDVTGFFPGVKQEHGGIIRHGAKILYAYSEATVPKITVILRKAFGGAYVALNSKSIGADLVYAWPNAEIAVMGPQGAANIIFAKEIQGSEDPEMVRSQKIEEYREKFANPYVAASRGMVDDVIDPRETRIKLIQALEMMRNKKETRPSKKHGNIPL, via the coding sequence ATGACAGACATATATGAAAAAATCAATGAATTATATGACATGCGCCGCAAAGTGGAAATGGGCGGCGGTGATCAAAAGATAGAAAAACAGCACGAAAAAGGAAAACTCACGGCCCGTGAGCGGATCGATCTTTTAGTGGATCCTGGTTCTTTCGTTGAATTGAATCCTTTCATTCAACATCGATGCAATGATTTTGGACTCGATTCCGTGGAAGGTCCCGGAGACGGGGTCGTTACCGGATATGGAAAGGTGAATGGAAAACCTATTTACCTATTCTCCCAGGACTTTACTGTCTTTGGAGGTGCATTGGGCGAAATGCATGCGAAAAAGATTGCCCATGTAATGGACCTGGCAGCGAAAAATGGGGCACCATTCATCGGTCTGAATGATTCCGGAGGTGCTCGTATCCAGGAAGGCGTCGTTTCATTGGATGGATACGGCCATATTTTCTATAGGAACTCGATATATTCAGGCGTGATTCCTCAAATTTCAGTGATTATGGGTCCTTGTGCCGGAGGTGCAGTCTATTCCCCTGCCATCACTGATTTTGTCTTCATGGTTGATGAAACGAGCCAGATGTTCATCACAGGACCAAAGGTGATCGAGACTGTCACAGGAGAAAAAATAACTCCTGAAGATTTAGGCGGCTCAAAAGTACACAATTCCATCAGCGGCAATGCCCACTTCCGCGGGGGAAGTGAGGAAGAGGTACTTTCCATGGTAAGGGAACTTATTTCCTATCTTCCCCAAAGCAATGAGGAAAGGCCGCAGATTGCTGCTTTTGAAGATGAGGATCATTATCGTCCGGAACTGACGGACATCATCCCATTCGATGCCATCCGGCCATATGATGTGCGCAAAGTGATTGAGCATGTGGTTGATCATGGATCTTTCATGGAAATACAATCTGAATTTGCAAAGAATATCGTAATCGGACTTGCCCGAATCAAAGGGGAAGTGGTCGGCCTCGTGTGCAATCAGCCGAAATTCATGGCAGGCGGGCTTGATATCGACTCTTCCGATAAAGCATCGAGATTCATTCGTTTTTGTGATTCGTTCAATATACCGTTGGTTACCTTTGAAGATGTCACCGGCTTCTTTCCGGGGGTCAAACAGGAGCATGGAGGCATCATCCGCCATGGAGCCAAGATTTTATATGCCTACTCCGAGGCAACCGTTCCAAAAATCACGGTCATTTTGCGCAAAGCTTTTGGTGGAGCATATGTGGCATTGAATAGTAAATCGATCGGTGCAGACCTGGTCTATGCCTGGCCGAATGCCGAAATCGCCGTTATGGGGCCTCAAGGTGCGGCCAATATAATCTTTGCCAAGGAAATACAAGGCAGCGAGGACCCGGAAATGGTCCGCAGCCAAAAGATAGAAGAGTACCGAGAGAAATTTGCCAACCCGTATGTCGCTGCATCCAGGGGAATGGTCGACGATGTCATCGACCCAAGGGAGACGAGGATCAAATTGATCCAGGCACTCGAAATGATGAGGAATAAAAAAGAAACACGTCCTTCCAAGAAACATGGAAATATCCCGTTATAG